AGATTACGGAGGTAGACGTCGCAGGCATGCCAAAGAGCCTTGCCGATGCGCTCAAGTACGACGATTACGAGCGCCAGGTGCAGTTCCACTCCAGAACCCCCGGGCTTGGCGGAGGAGGCAGGCGCGCAGCGATATTCCACGGGCAAGGCAGCGCCAGTGATGCCGAGAAAGCCAGCCTTTCGAGATATTTTCGCATGATCGACCAGGGACTGAAGGAGTTTCTGGTCGACTCAAGTCCGCCGCTGCTACTGGCGGGCGTGGACTACCTGCTGCCGATCTACAGATCCGTGAACTCTTACCCCGGGCTTGTCGAGCTCGCGCTGACCGGCAACCCTGACGACACGCCAGCATCTGAACTGCACGTCGAAGCACTCGATCTGCTGGAGCCGTATTTCCGAGCCGAAATCGAGCGTGACTTGGCCAACTTCGAGAGCCTGCTAGGGACCGGCATAGCCTCCAACGATATCGAAGTCATCTTGTCGGCCGCCTGTGAGGGCCGGATAAAGACCCTGTTTGTCTCGCCGGATTCCACTACATACGGACACTTCGACACCTCCATCTCAAGAGTAAGAATCGAGGACGAGCCCTCACCGGTAACCCAGGATCTGATGAACTTCGCGGCGATCGAGACGTTGACTCGCGGCGGCTCAATCCACACACTAAGGCCGCAAGACTCCCCGACCGCAGCAGCAATATTTCGCTATTGAGCCTATGCCACTAAAATCTCTACCCGACAATCCATCCCTGGCGATCATCATCCCGGTACTCAACGAGGCTTCCCGGCTGCCCGTGCTGCTCGACCTTATCGCAAGGCAGACAAGGCAGCCGGACGCGATCGTCGTCGCCGATGCTGGATCCGCCGATGCGACTCGCGAGATTGCGTTGGAAGCGGGCGCAAGAGTCGTCGGCGGCGGCTTGCCGGCAATAGGCCGCAATGCGGGCGCGGCTGCCGCATCCACGGACTTGCTGCTCTTCCTCGACGCCGACGTCGAGCCTCAGTCCGAGTGGATCGAGCAAGCTGTCGCCGAGTTTGTCGATCGCTCGCTGACGGTGGCCACCGCTCAGGTGGAGCCGCTGGAGCGCGCTTCGGTAAACGTTCTCGCCTGCGAGGTGGTCAACTTGTACCTGCAACTTATGCAGTACTTTTCGCCGCACGCAGCCGGCTCGTGTATTCTGATCCGCCGAGACGTCCACGAGATGATCGGCGGCTTCAACACAGACGTGATACTCGCCGAGGACCACGACTACGTGCAAAAAGCGGCTACAAAAGGCAAATTCCGGGTGCTCCGCGACACGCCCGCCATGCCCACCTCAATGCGTCGCCTCGAAAAGGAAGGTCTTGTCACCCTCTCGTTCAAGTACCTGTACTCGGAGATACACGTCCTAACAGGCCGGCAAATCAAGGAGATCCCGTTCGAATACGAGTTCGCGGCTTTCGACGATCCCGACCAGGCTTCGATCTTTCGGGAACCCGAGACCTTCCGAGAGCGACTGGGTGAATCGATCGCCAAGCCGCTTGAGAGGCTTTCAACCGGTGTGGTCGACCGCATCCGTCGCCTCGGCGAAAATAAAATGTCCCCTGCTGCGATAAACCGCCTGCTCAAAGAGTTCGCGCCCAACGAAATCGCTGAAATTCGTCAGTACGTCTCAAGGCGAGCGGAAGGTGCGCTGAAGGCTACTCCTGTGATATTGAGGCACATCCGTAAGGCCGGCAAAAAGATCTTGAGCAAGATGACGATCGATATCCGGGGGGACTAGCGGGAGCGCACGTGCTCCAATGTGCGCTTGGCTCTTTTGCGATCCTTTTCGGCCAGCAACCGCTTGCGCAAGCGAATGTTCTTGGGAGTGACCTCGATAAGCTCGTCGTCTTCGATGTACTCCAGGGCCTCCTCAAGGGTGAACGTGACCGGTGGAGCTAGCTGCAGCTCCTTGTCCGCGCCAGCCGCCCGGATGTTGGTCAACTGCTTTGTCTTGGCGACATTGACCACCAGGTCACCCTCCTTGGAGTGCTCGCCGACTATCATGCCTTCGTAGCACATGTCTCCCGGCGAGACGAACAGCTTGCCCCGTGTCTGCAGCGCATCGAGAGCGTAAGCGACAGCCTTGTCCGTTGACATCGCGATCAGCGAACCGGCCTGGCGTCCTCCGATATCCCCACGAAAAGGGCCGTACTCGCTAAACCGGTGAAACAAGGTCGCCTCACCGCGAGTAGTGTTGAGCAGCCTCGTCCGCAGGCCAAAGACTCCCCTTGTCGATATCCGGAACTCCAGATGCACATGCTCATCGCGCTGGATCATCTCGAGCATCTCTCCGCCCGCAGCCCCGAAGACCTCAATGACCTTGCCAGCATACGTCGAAGGGGTGTCCACAACCGCGTGCTCGTATGGCTCTAAAACGGCATCGCCTTCCTGTTTCAAAATCACCTTTGGGCGCCCCACCTGAAACTCGTAACCTTCCCTGCGCATCGTTTCCATCAGCACGGAAAGATGCAACACTCCTCTGCCGGCGACAAACATGCCGCTGCGCTCCTCGGTCTCCCGGATTCGCATCGAAATGTTCGATTCAGCCTCCTTGAGCAACCGTTCCTGTATCTGGCGCGCGCCGACGATCTCCCCTTCCTTCCCCACGATCGGGCTCGTACTCGCCGAGATGATGACAGACATCGTTGGCTCCTCAATCCCGATAGGATCGAGAGCCACCGGATTTTCCCTGCAGGTGAATATGTCGCCGATATCGATGTCTTCGACGCCCACGACCGCACATATCTCGCCCGCAGCGGCGCTTTCCGCCTCGATGCGGCCGAGCGCCTCGAAGGTGTATAGCTGCTTGACCGTGGCCTGATGACGAGTGCCGTTGTTTTTCACCACGAGAACGCGGTCCGCCGAGCGCAAGGTACCTGAAAATATCCTGCCGATCGCGATACGCCCCACATATTCCGAGTAATCTATCGAGCACACTTGTATCGCCAAAGCGCCATTGGGATCCACATCGGGTACTGGGATGTGCTCGAGTATCGCGTCTAAAAGCGGCTCCATGTCCATATTGCCATCATCGGGCTCGCTGCGCGCATAGCCGTTAACGGCACTGGTGTAGATGATCGGAAAGTCCAACTGGGAATCATTCGCGCCCAGATCGGCCATGAGATCAAAGACCTCTCCGATTACTTCATGCGGGCGAGAGCCGGGGCGGTCGATCTTGTTGATCACGACCATCGGCTTTAGGCCATGCCTCAAGGCGTGCCTAAGGACAAATCGCGTCTGGGGCATCGGCCCTTCCATGGCGTCGACAACGAGAAGGCAACCGTCCGCCATGTTCAGGACACGCTCAACCTCGCCGCCAAAATCAGCATGCCCGGGAGTGTCGATGATGTTGATCTTGACGTCACGCCATCTGATCGAGATGTTCTTCGCCAGGATGGTGATACCTCTTTCGCGCTCCTGGTCATTGGAGTCCAGCACCCTGTCTTCAATCTGCTGGTTATCGCGAAAAACCTTGGTTGCCTGCAACAATCGGTCGACAAGCGTGGTTTTACCATGGTCGACATGGGCTATGATCGCAATGTTTCGAATGTCGTTGACTCGCATCGCCTAGCTCCGTACTGTGTGAGTGGATGAACATATCACTGTGCAACGGTGCAGCGTACCATGAAGTAAGCGATACTGACAGACAGGGTGGATGACTCATTCACTGAAGGAGGTAACTCATGAACTTCGGACGACAAGCCTTCGCCGCACTGTTCGTGGTCACAGCTCTGATGGTATTGGCGCTCGGCGCCGGTTGCTCGCGTCAGGTTACGCCGGAGCTAACCCCCCAGCCGGATTCGGCAACTCCCCCATCGCAAGCTGAGACTCCCGCTGCCGCGCCAACTCCGGCGGCCACAAGCAAGATCACGGTCTACTTTGTTCGCGGCGAGGAGGCGGTAGCGGTCACCCGCACCATTGAGGCCACAACGGCCATCGCCACGGCAGCCCTGACCGAGTTGCTCGGCGGACCAACCGCAGAAGAGCGCGCGGCGGATCTGTTCACCGAGATTCCGGAGGGGACACGTCTGCTCGGGCTGACCATCGAAGGTACTCTTGCCACCGTCGACCTGTCGAGCGAATTTGAGTCAGGCGGGGGCACTCTGTCGATGACGCTGCGTCTGGATCAAGTCTTAGATACGCTGTTTGCGTTCCCGACGATCGAAAGTGTCGCGTTTCGGATCGATGGTGCTCCGGTAGAAACCATCGGCGGCGAAGGTTTGATGGTTTCGCCCCCGATAACCCGCTCGAACCGCTAGGATTGGTGCGGGAAAGGCAAACTACCAGCGGGGAACGCCGATGACAAGGATGACATGTCCTCCCTCGTCGAGCATGTCGCCAGCAAATGGCGCCTGATCGTTGACCAGACCGACCCTGTCATCATCGCTTGGCTGATAGGTCGGGCGAGCGACCAGGCCGGATGCGCGCAACCGCGATATGGCTGCCGCCTCGGTCATGCCAAGCGTCTGAGGCACCGCAACCTTGCCCACCCTTTGCGTGCCGCGAGACATCGTAATCGACACCGTCGAGCCGACGGTAAGGGTCGTTCCACCGGAAGGACGCTGCCGCATCACGCTGTCCGGCGGAAAGGTGTCGCTGTACCCCTCGCTTACCGAAGCCCTGAAGCCGGCGGTCTCAAGCTGGTTGATCGCCGTGGACCTTGTCCAGCCCATCACGTCGGGCACCCGCCGCTCATCGCCGAATTGCTCAGGAAAGAGCTCCGATGTGATGCGACCCGGAGCCGCTGAAACCACAAGACGGACCAGCGAGCCATACGGTGCGTAGGTGCCAGCCGCCGGATTCTGGCTATCGACATCCCCCGGCCTTCTTTCGGCCTGGGTATCCGACCTGTAGTCGACCTGGAAGCCGAGCAGATGAAGGCGTTCGACTGCCTCGGCACGGCGAACCCCAACCACGTCGGGCACGAGTACGGTTTCTTCGACTTGAGCGACCCTGTCTGCGTCCCGCTGTATTGCGCCCCAACACACCCAGAGCAGCCACAGCACGAGTAGCACCACGATTACGAAAAGGAGCCTGAACAGCGTTTTCTTGTGTCCCTGGTCTTTTCGGGTGTCTACGCTACCATCGCTCATCGGCCTCCGCCAATCGCCCCCGGCGCCTATGTCTGCGCCACTCTAAAGTTTTCGTGGAGTTACACTTCTATTGTACAAGTATAACAATAAATAGATGTAAACTTGCGAACATGGATGTTAAATCGACAGCAACGCTTCGGCTTTTTGGCCTGTTGCGCGAGTCGGCGCGCGAGCGCGGGATACCGGCCACCCTCCAGCTTGAAATCGACGCACAGGGTACCTCGGCGTTAGAGATCGCCCGTCGACTTGATCTGCCTGTCTCAATGATCGAGGGGGTTTTTGTGAACCATTCGGTCTACGGGCTTGAGCAACTCGTCTTTCCCGGGGACCGCGTCGCGTTCGTTCCGCATGGAACACCAGGGCCACATCGATATACATTGGGGTTGTATACCGCCGGAAAGGGTACAAATTAAGTATCTGTCAATAAGGAGGTAAACATGAGTCAGATTCTTCGAATCAACATGTCCGATCTCTCAGTGACAAAAGAGCCGCTTCCGCAAAAATGGGCGCGCTATGGCGGCAGAGCACTTACCTCGGCGATTGTATTCAACGAAGTGTCCCCCACCGCCGATCCTCTCGGCCCCGAAAACGTGCTGATCTTTGCTCCGGGCACCTTCGGCGGCACCAGCGTTCCAAACGGCGGTCGCATGTCCGTTGGTGCCAAAAGCCCCCTTACGCACGGCATCAAAGAGTCCAACTCGGGAGGACAGGCCGCTCACGCATTGGCCAAAATCGGAATCTCCGCCCTCGTGATCACCGGCAAGCCTGCTGATTCCTCGGCGCGCTATATGCTAACAATTGAGGCCGATGGGTCAGTGGAAATAAGTCGCGTCGACGACTGGAAGGACGCAGGAAACTATGAGGTCGCCGAGGCGATCAAGCCTTTGCGTCCCGCGGATGATCGTTATTCGACGATTACGATCGGACCGGCCGGCGAGGCCGGTATGAAAGCCGCCGGAATCGCGTTTTCGGACATGAAGGGCTTGCCGAACCGGTTCGCCGGACGCGGAGGGCTAGGCGCGGTCATGGGCAGCAAGGGGTTGAAGGCCATCGTTATCTCTGACAAGGGGCTTGGCTACAAAACGCATGCCGACAAAGACGCCTTCACCGCCGCCATGCGCCGCTTCAGCTCGGCGCTAAAAGAGCATCCCGTCTCGGGCCAGGCGTTGCCGACTTACGGCACCAATGTGTTAACCAACATACTGTCAGAGGCCGGCGGCCTGCCCACGAGAAACTTCTCGACCGGCACTTTCGAGGGCGCCGAGGCAACCTCCGGCGAGCGTCAGCGCGAAATCACCCTTGAGCGAGGCGGTGACGTCAAGCACGGATGCCACACAGGCTGCGTCATACAGTGCTCGCGGTACTGGGTCGACAAAGACGGCCACTACAAGACCAAAGGCCCGGAGTACGAAACCGTTTGGTCGTTCGGGGCGGACTGTGGCATCGACGACCTGGATGCCATAGCCGAGCTCGACCGGATTTGCGGCGATTTCGGTCTGGACACGATCGAAACCGGCGCGACGATGGCAGTATATATGGACTCCGGACGACTTGCTTTCGGGGACGCCGAAGGTGCGATCAAGGCGTTGCGCAGCATCTTTGACGCCGGTTCGGATACCCGCGTGCTCGGTGACGGCGCGGAGGCCACCGGCAAGGCATTCGGCACGAAAAGAATTCCGGTAGTCAAGCACCAGGCATTGCCGGCGTACGATCCCCGCACTGTCATGGGCATCGGCGTGACATACGCGACCTCGACGATGGGCGCCGACCACACGGCGGGATACGCTGTGGCGACCAATATCCTGAAAGTCGGCGGAGACATCGATCCCCTGAAGCCGGAAGGACAGGTGGAGCTGTCACGCAACCTGCAAATCGCGACCGCGATGCTTGACTCGCTCGGCCTTTGCATCTTTGTTGCGTTCCCGGTGCTTGACATCCCAGAAGCGTTCGCGGCCATTCATGAGATGGCTGCAGCACATACGGGTGAGAAGTGGGACACCGATGAGTTGATGAGGCTGGGTAGGGAAACCTTGACATTTGAGCGGCTCTTCAACGAGCGCGCCGGCATGGGCGTCGACGACGACCGGCTGCCGGAGTTCTTTATCACCGACAAGCTGCCGCCGCACAACATCGTGTTCCAGGTCTCCAACGCGGAGATCGACACCCTCTTCGACTTCGTACCTGAAACCGCGAAGCAGATGGGTATCGCGTAGGGCTGGAGGTTTTGCGGGTGAAAGTCGACATAGCACTGTTCGCATCGCTCTCGGCTTTGCACTTATCGGAAGTGCCGGGCGGGCGAACGCGTACGTACGAACTCGCGGACGGAACCACGATCGCCGATGTCATTGAGATGCTGGGGCTGCCCGATCAGCCCCGCATCACATTCGTCAACGGACGACACGCCGATGAGAGCGCCGAGCTGCAAGAGGGCCAGCGCTTGGCGATCTTTCCTCCGGTGGCAGGCGGCTAGCCGTGAGAGCCGAGGAGAGCTTGTCCGCCGGCCTTGCGGAGGCGTCGATCCCCGCGGAACCTGAACTGCGCGCGATCCTCGCCGCTTCCAGCGTCGCAATCATCGGCTGCGGCGGCCTGGGCAGCAACATC
This genomic window from Actinomycetota bacterium contains:
- a CDS encoding PASTA domain-containing protein yields the protein MSDGSVDTRKDQGHKKTLFRLLFVIVVLLVLWLLWVCWGAIQRDADRVAQVEETVLVPDVVGVRRAEAVERLHLLGFQVDYRSDTQAERRPGDVDSQNPAAGTYAPYGSLVRLVVSAAPGRITSELFPEQFGDERRVPDVMGWTRSTAINQLETAGFRASVSEGYSDTFPPDSVMRQRPSGGTTLTVGSTVSITMSRGTQRVGKVAVPQTLGMTEAAAISRLRASGLVARPTYQPSDDDRVGLVNDQAPFAGDMLDEGGHVILVIGVPRW
- a CDS encoding glycosyltransferase, which encodes MPLKSLPDNPSLAIIIPVLNEASRLPVLLDLIARQTRQPDAIVVADAGSADATREIALEAGARVVGGGLPAIGRNAGAAAASTDLLLFLDADVEPQSEWIEQAVAEFVDRSLTVATAQVEPLERASVNVLACEVVNLYLQLMQYFSPHAAGSCILIRRDVHEMIGGFNTDVILAEDHDYVQKAATKGKFRVLRDTPAMPTSMRRLEKEGLVTLSFKYLYSEIHVLTGRQIKEIPFEYEFAAFDDPDQASIFREPETFRERLGESIAKPLERLSTGVVDRIRRLGENKMSPAAINRLLKEFAPNEIAEIRQYVSRRAEGALKATPVILRHIRKAGKKILSKMTIDIRGD
- the typA gene encoding translational GTPase TypA; translated protein: MRVNDIRNIAIIAHVDHGKTTLVDRLLQATKVFRDNQQIEDRVLDSNDQERERGITILAKNISIRWRDVKINIIDTPGHADFGGEVERVLNMADGCLLVVDAMEGPMPQTRFVLRHALRHGLKPMVVINKIDRPGSRPHEVIGEVFDLMADLGANDSQLDFPIIYTSAVNGYARSEPDDGNMDMEPLLDAILEHIPVPDVDPNGALAIQVCSIDYSEYVGRIAIGRIFSGTLRSADRVLVVKNNGTRHQATVKQLYTFEALGRIEAESAAAGEICAVVGVEDIDIGDIFTCRENPVALDPIGIEEPTMSVIISASTSPIVGKEGEIVGARQIQERLLKEAESNISMRIRETEERSGMFVAGRGVLHLSVLMETMRREGYEFQVGRPKVILKQEGDAVLEPYEHAVVDTPSTYAGKVIEVFGAAGGEMLEMIQRDEHVHLEFRISTRGVFGLRTRLLNTTRGEATLFHRFSEYGPFRGDIGGRQAGSLIAMSTDKAVAYALDALQTRGKLFVSPGDMCYEGMIVGEHSKEGDLVVNVAKTKQLTNIRAAGADKELQLAPPVTFTLEEALEYIEDDELIEVTPKNIRLRKRLLAEKDRKRAKRTLEHVRSR
- a CDS encoding MoaD/ThiS family protein, with protein sequence MDVKSTATLRLFGLLRESARERGIPATLQLEIDAQGTSALEIARRLDLPVSMIEGVFVNHSVYGLEQLVFPGDRVAFVPHGTPGPHRYTLGLYTAGKGTN
- a CDS encoding aldehyde ferredoxin oxidoreductase, producing the protein MSQILRINMSDLSVTKEPLPQKWARYGGRALTSAIVFNEVSPTADPLGPENVLIFAPGTFGGTSVPNGGRMSVGAKSPLTHGIKESNSGGQAAHALAKIGISALVITGKPADSSARYMLTIEADGSVEISRVDDWKDAGNYEVAEAIKPLRPADDRYSTITIGPAGEAGMKAAGIAFSDMKGLPNRFAGRGGLGAVMGSKGLKAIVISDKGLGYKTHADKDAFTAAMRRFSSALKEHPVSGQALPTYGTNVLTNILSEAGGLPTRNFSTGTFEGAEATSGERQREITLERGGDVKHGCHTGCVIQCSRYWVDKDGHYKTKGPEYETVWSFGADCGIDDLDAIAELDRICGDFGLDTIETGATMAVYMDSGRLAFGDAEGAIKALRSIFDAGSDTRVLGDGAEATGKAFGTKRIPVVKHQALPAYDPRTVMGIGVTYATSTMGADHTAGYAVATNILKVGGDIDPLKPEGQVELSRNLQIATAMLDSLGLCIFVAFPVLDIPEAFAAIHEMAAAHTGEKWDTDELMRLGRETLTFERLFNERAGMGVDDDRLPEFFITDKLPPHNIVFQVSNAEIDTLFDFVPETAKQMGIA
- a CDS encoding GerMN domain-containing protein yields the protein MNFGRQAFAALFVVTALMVLALGAGCSRQVTPELTPQPDSATPPSQAETPAAAPTPAATSKITVYFVRGEEAVAVTRTIEATTAIATAALTELLGGPTAEERAADLFTEIPEGTRLLGLTIEGTLATVDLSSEFESGGGTLSMTLRLDQVLDTLFAFPTIESVAFRIDGAPVETIGGEGLMVSPPITRSNR
- a CDS encoding MoaD/ThiS family protein, translating into MKVDIALFASLSALHLSEVPGGRTRTYELADGTTIADVIEMLGLPDQPRITFVNGRHADESAELQEGQRLAIFPPVAGG